The following proteins are encoded in a genomic region of Gouania willdenowi chromosome 6, fGouWil2.1, whole genome shotgun sequence:
- the LOC114464236 gene encoding inositol oxygenase-like: MSMMDAIMSLDQLVDESDPDVDFPNSFHAFQTAEGIRHAHPDKDWFHLVGLIHDVGKIMSLYNEPQWAVVGDTFPVGCRFQNSIVFRDSTFVNNPDETNPSYKTENGIYQPNCGLDKVFMSWGHDEYLYRVMKFNSCSIPEEGLYMIRFHSFYPWHTNGDYMHLCNDKDLDMLPLVREFNNFDLYTKTTNMPDIEELKPYYQSLMDKYCPGVLHW, translated from the exons ATGTCTATGATGGATGCCATCATGTCTCTGGACCAGTTGGTGGATGAATCAGATCCTGATGTGGATTTCCCAAACTCATTCCATGCGTTCCAGACTGCTGAAGGCATCCGCCACGCACACCCTGAcaaag ACTGGTTCCACCTGGTGGGTCTGATCCATGATGTGGGAAAGATCATGTCTCTTTATAATGAACCTCAG TGGGCGGTGGTGGGCGACACCTTTCCTGTGGGCTGCAGGTTTCAGAACTCCATCGTGTTCAGAGACTCCACATTTGTGAACAATCCAGACGAAACAAATCCCTCTTACAA AACAGAAAATGGAATCTACCAACCAAACTGTGGCCTTGATAAAGTCTTCATGTCCTGGGGTCATGACG AGTATCTTTACAGAGTGATGAAGTTTAACAGCTGCTCCATCCCAGAGGAG GGCTTGTACATGATCCGCTTCCATTCCTTCTACCCGTGGCACACTAACGGAGACTACATGCACCTGTGCAACGACAAGGACCTGGACATGCTGCCTTTGGTCAGAGAGTTCAA TAACTTTGATCTttacacaaaaactacaaacaTGCCCGACATCGAGGAGCTGAAGCCGTACTACCAGTCACTGATGGACAAGTACTGCCCTGGAGTCCTGCACTGGTGA